GCCGGCGCGGTTCCTACCGTCCCGGCGCGACTCTGCGGATACATCGACTACACCCCAGATCTCGACGACGGACTCGACCCCGACGACGTGGCGCTCGCCTACGCCGTACACCCCTGGGCCCGCGGCCAAGGCATCGCACCGGAGGCCGTCCGGCTGATCTGCGACGTCCTCCGTACCGACAAAACCGGGACGCGCGCCGCCATCCGGGTCGAACCGGAGAACTCGGCATCGATCCGCGTAGCGCAGAAGGCCGGCTTCAGATACGTCCGGGACTTCCCATCCAACCGAGACACCCACCCAGACGGCACACCAACCACGTTCAGCCTGTACTTACTGGACCTGTAGTGCGAAGTGACAGGCACGGGAAATTGAGCAGCCGGGAGGTAGCGCCCGGACAGTGGTGTTGCTTCGGGCCTGGCAGACTGGTTTGGCATGACCTCTGAGTCGCAGACCGCCGAGCAGCAACCGGATCACTACGACGGCTTCGGCGAAGCGTACGCACGGGAGAACGAGAATGGTCTGTTCAACCGGTGGTACGCGCGGCCGGCGGTGCTGGACCTGCTGGGTGACGTTGCCGGGCGGCGGATCTTGGACGCGGGCTGCGGTTCAGGGCCGCTCGTCGCGGACCTGAAGGAGCGCGGAGCGAGCGCCGCCGGGTTCGACGCGAGCCCTGCGATGATCCGGCTCGCCCGGGAGCGGCTCGGCGACGACGCCGACCTGAAGGTTGCCGACCTGACCCAGCCGCTTCCGTACGACAACGAGGCCTTCGACGACGCGTTGGCCATGCTCGTGCTGCACTACCTCGAAGACTGGTCGGGCCCGCTGACCGAGCTGCGCCGGGTACTGAAGCCTGGCGGTCGGTTGATCGTGGTAGTCAACCACCCGGTCATCCCACCGGTGATGTACCCCGAGGTCGACTACTTCGCGACCGTACCGAACGAAGAGGACTACGACTTCGACGGCGTCTCCGCAACCCTCACGATCTGGTACCGCTCACTGAGCGCAATGTCCGATTCGTTCACCGCCGCAGGCTTCAGGATCTCCGCAATCAGCGAGCCGCCGGTATCACCAGACACACCACCCGAGCTGCTGCCTCCCAGCGAAACCGACCCCACCCGCTTCCTCGGCTTCATCTTCTTCACCCTCGAGGCAGTTCCTGCTTCCACGCCTGTCAGCTGAGCCGAATTACTCCGCGTGGGATCAGCGGAAGGTACGGCGATAGGTGTTCGGGGGTACGCCGACGATGGCGGCTCGGCCTCACTTCAGGTGTCGGTCGAAGAACTGGGCCGCGACGTCTCCCGCGAACTGCGGGACGCCGGCGTGCCCGCCCATATTGGCGTGCAGGGACTTCTCCTTGGAGCCGAAGGCGTCGAACAGGTCCAGGGCCGCTTGCCGGTCGTTCCCTTCGTCGTCCCACTGCAGCAGGACGTGCAGCGGAATGGTGACCTGACGGGCCTCCTCGAACATGACGCGAGGCACGAAACTCCCGGCGAACAGAACGGCGGCCGCGATGCGCGGTTCGACCACCGCCAGCCGGATGCCGATGGAGATCACTCCACCCGAGTATCCGACCGGGCCGCCGATCTCAGGCAGCGAAAGGAGGGCGTCCAGGGCGGCCTGCCATTCCGGAACCGCCTCGTCGACCAGCGGGAGGACGAGGGCGTCGACGATCTCGTCGCTGACCGGCTCATTGGCCTCCATCTCGCGGCGCAGGTCGGCGTGGGCCCGCGCGGCAGCGGCCCGACGGGGCCGGTCGCCGCTTCCGGGGAGCTCGATGGTGGCCGTGGCGAAACCCTCCGCCGCGGCGTGCCGGGCTCGGGCCACCAGCCGGGGGTACATCTTGCTCAACCCGAGCGTAGGGTGGCCGAGCAGGATCAGCGGCGCCGGTGCGGATGCAGATGCAGATGTGGTCATCCACAGGATGCCGGGGATCTCGCCGAGGATGAATCCACGCTCGATGACGCCGTCGTCGAGACGCTGCTCAGAAGTGAATTGCATGGTCGTGCCTTTCGGGAGTGCTCAGAGCGGCGCTCCCGGACGCCTGTCTATCGTCCGACCGTGACCCCGCAGGGGAGCACCCACATCAATACTGCGTTCACGGGTACCACCTCCTCGTTGTCTCCCACGGCCTACGGCAAAGGTAGCTGTGGTCACCGTGGTCCGCCAAGATGTTTGCCGAGTCAGGGGTGTGGCGTCGATCGTGGCAGGGGAGTAGCCGAGCACCTCGGCCAGGATCCCGACGGTGCACGCTTGGTGAGCTCGTACAGCGTGCCAAGTCCGCGGCGCGTGACCTGGGCGATTCGTCAGGTATTAGGTCAAGGATGCGGCGGGATCTGAGCCTGGGTGCTCGTCATCGGCGAGAGGTCAGCGGCGGTTGGCCGCGCCTTGGCGTGAAGCTCAACAGTCCTGGCTGTAGCCGGCTGGTGCACTGCGCCGCAGCGCCGATAA
The genomic region above belongs to Kribbella solani and contains:
- a CDS encoding GNAT family N-acetyltransferase; this translates as MIELRPLTAADAEAHCAGEDKHTVRWLTGGYGDVKGTIEFFNWLAGNAAAGAGKRGFGIWKSEGGAGAVPTVPARLCGYIDYTPDLDDGLDPDDVALAYAVHPWARGQGIAPEAVRLICDVLRTDKTGTRAAIRVEPENSASIRVAQKAGFRYVRDFPSNRDTHPDGTPTTFSLYLLDL
- a CDS encoding dienelactone hydrolase family protein, which encodes MQFTSEQRLDDGVIERGFILGEIPGILWMTTSASASAPAPLILLGHPTLGLSKMYPRLVARARHAAAEGFATATIELPGSGDRPRRAAAARAHADLRREMEANEPVSDEIVDALVLPLVDEAVPEWQAALDALLSLPEIGGPVGYSGGVISIGIRLAVVEPRIAAAVLFAGSFVPRVMFEEARQVTIPLHVLLQWDDEGNDRQAALDLFDAFGSKEKSLHANMGGHAGVPQFAGDVAAQFFDRHLK
- a CDS encoding class I SAM-dependent methyltransferase, translated to MTSESQTAEQQPDHYDGFGEAYARENENGLFNRWYARPAVLDLLGDVAGRRILDAGCGSGPLVADLKERGASAAGFDASPAMIRLARERLGDDADLKVADLTQPLPYDNEAFDDALAMLVLHYLEDWSGPLTELRRVLKPGGRLIVVVNHPVIPPVMYPEVDYFATVPNEEDYDFDGVSATLTIWYRSLSAMSDSFTAAGFRISAISEPPVSPDTPPELLPPSETDPTRFLGFIFFTLEAVPASTPVS